TGCCGACGATAATCAGATCGACGCCGAGTTCGGCGGCGGTCTCATCGATCGTGTAGCCGGTGGTGCCGATCTTGATCAGGCGATCGCCCGGCGGCACGCCAAGTCGCTCGCCGACGGCGTCGATCTGGGTGCGCGCGGCCCGAAGCAACTCGCCCTCGAGCTCGAGTCCGTCGGGCAAGATCCCATCGCTGGAGTAGGACATGGGCATGTACTCGATCGCCGTCGGCACGCTCTCGACGATGTGCAGCAGCGTCAGCCGCGCCGCGAAACGATCGCGCATTCGCTCGGCGCGGGCCACGACCGGCTCGCTTTCTGGGGCGAAGTCCACGGCGAGCAACAGATGTTGATAGAGAGAGTCGGACATGATCACCTCGCTCGGGCTTGTCGGACACCAGCTGCAGACCCGACCGACCAAACGCTCCGGTGGCACCCCGCGCCGCGCGCCGGGGCGGTGCCCTACCCTCATCATAGTCGGATGATGGCAGCCCGGCGAGCAGCGAGCGTCGGGCTTTGCCGATACAGCACCATCCGTTATATTGCGCTGCAACATACG
This portion of the Thioflavicoccus mobilis 8321 genome encodes:
- a CDS encoding universal stress protein, with product MSDSLYQHLLLAVDFAPESEPVVARAERMRDRFAARLTLLHIVESVPTAIEYMPMSYSSDGILPDGLELEGELLRAARTQIDAVGERLGVPPGDRLIKIGTTGYTIDETAAELGVDLIIVGNKGRHGLHALLAPSTSKAVLRAQNCDVLCVHLGAGGY